From Triticum urartu cultivar G1812 chromosome 2, Tu2.1, whole genome shotgun sequence, a single genomic window includes:
- the LOC125535256 gene encoding uncharacterized protein LOC125535256, whose amino-acid sequence MARIDGGSALAFCVLHDLLGAAAFLAAHPLHAAYALFFHRGLLALAAFFCPLLLSTALLLVVLLTAAPYAAPGWAGARFLGSTCGVAVAALCAGLRPDGGLGLLGQLCSFVLGPAGVGEVVFVGEVRDAGGDSCFLLEQGRETFLSAAQEEFAVELPLQSVRGEEICFLSNGEFYEEDTFSFMDEIQEKNVVSEDLKKAPESLSSSSEHCFPVPGETFMPEMEEQEKSISKGQSVSLPERKGLSSDAVEEKRLECDPVPLSAMETKWVTKPHSSISQRIRQWESGKLKSVLDEIEDNPVEICFEKGSFKGVVETVPLETESCDQKQSEEDQLAQEESDRKQLPEEELVDVKEELVPSKVAEGCIIDLQAEEIASIIGEPEEDPPQEQRSEDVQAEEDAQPEGQDHQEDVQEEQEQEDADGREGPLRSTSIARRVHTRTSSENLAGSACEGSPSKGKEWKRTLACKLYEERIQLKVCRDGAVAGACADDMDMLWEAYETGGGSSAVAVALAGDTKLRGGGGSKAKEESVDEEEEEEDGEDEGPVRQLCCLQALKFSTRKMNLGGGKPSLSKISRVLKRMTALSRVGSRRK is encoded by the coding sequence aTGGCGCGGATCGACGGCGGCAGCGCGCTGGCGTTCTGCGTGCTCCACGACCTGCTGGGCGCGGCGGCGTTCCTCGCGGCCCACCCGCTGCACGCCGCCTACGCGCTCTTCTTCCACCGCGGCCTGCTCGCGCTCGCCGCCTTCTTCTGCCCGCTGCTGCTCTCCACGGCGCTCCTCCTCGTCGTGCTCCTCACCGCCGCCCCGTACGCCGCGCCGGGGTGGGCCGGGGCGCGGTTCCTCGGGAGCACCTGCGgcgtcgccgtcgccgcgctCTGCGCCGGGCTAAGGCCCGACGGCGGGCTCGGGCTGCTCGGCCAGCTCTGCTCCTTCGTGCTCGGCCCTGCCGGCGTCGGCGAGGTCGTGTTCGTCGGTGAGGTGCGTGACGCTGGTGGTGATTCTTGCTTTCTTCTGGAACAGGGGAGGGAGACCTTCTTGTCTGCCGCCCAGGAGGAGTTCGCCGTTGAGCTGCCGTTGCAGAGTGTCCGTGGAGAAGAGATCTGCTTCCTGAGCAACGGGGAATTTTATGAAGAGGATACCTTCAGCTTCATGGATGAAATTCAGGAGAAAAATGTGGTCTCTGAGGATCTGAAGAAGGCTCCGGAatctttgtcttcttcttcggAGCATTGCTTCCCAGTTCCAGGTGAGACATTCATGCCAGAGATGGAAGAGCAGGAGAAATCCATCAGCAAAGGACAGAGTGTAAGCTTGCCAGAGAGAAAGGGGCTCAGTAGTGATGCGGTGGAGGAAAAGAGGCTGGAGTGTGACCCTGTTCCTCTGTCAGCAATGGAGACGAAGTGGGTCACCAAGCCACATTCTTCGATTTCTCAGCGAATAAGGCAGTGGGAATCTGGCAAACTGAAGAGTGTTCTTGATGAAATCGAGGATAATCCGGTGGAAATCTGTTTCGAGAAGGGATCATTCAAGGGCGTGGTGGAAACCGTGCCATTGGAGACTGAATCTTGCGACCAAAAACAGAGTGAAGAAGACCAGCTTGCTCAAGAAGAATCTGACCGGAAGCAATTACCAGAGGAGGAACTTGTAGATGTCAAGGAAGAATTGGTGCCGTCGAAGGTGGCGGAAGGATGCATCATAGACCTGCAAGCTGAAGAAATCGCCTCCATTATTGGTGAACCCGAAGAAGACCCGCCGCAAGAACAGAGGAGCGAGGACGTGCAGGCCGAAGAAGATGCGCAGCCTGAAGGACAAGACCACCAAGAAGATGTGCAGGAAGAGCAGGAGCAGGAGGACGCGGACGGCAGGGAGGGTCCCCTGAGGTCGACGTCCATTGCGCGGCGGGTGCACACCCGGACTTCGTCGGAGAACCTCGCCGGCAGCGCCTGCGAGGGGTCGCCGTCCAAGGGGAAGGAGTGGAAGCGGACGCTGGCGTGCAAGCTGTACGAGGAGCGGATCCAGCTCAAGGTCTGCCGCGACGGCGCCGTGGCCGGGGCGTGCGCGGACGACATGGACATGCTCTGGGAGGCCTACGAGACCGGGGGCGGCAGCagcgccgtcgccgtcgccctcgccggCGACACCAAGctccgaggcggcggcggcagcaagGCGAAAGAAGAATCCgtcgacgaggaggaggaggaagaagacggcgAGGACGAAGGGCCGGTGCGGCAGCTGTGCTGCCTGCAGGCGCTCAAGTTCTCCACGAGGAAGATGAACCTCGGGGGCGGCAAGCCGAGCCTGTCCAAGATCTCCAGGGTGCTCAAGCGGATGACCGCGCTGTCCAGGGTCGGGTCGCGGCGTAAGTGA